A region from the Oceanidesulfovibrio marinus genome encodes:
- the aroC gene encoding chorismate synthase, whose product MSGDSFGRLFRLTTFGESHGRGLGGVVEGCPAGVPLSEEAIQEKLDKRKPGQPGGASTTRKEPDRVQLYSGVLEGATTGTAIGFLIENQDQRSRDYSKVKDVYRPGHADITYDAKYGVRDYRGGGRSSARETVSRVVGGAVAQAFLAGLGVSFRVFPVELGGVAAPAFSEADLASAQERPFFAPHPDAVEAWKERVAEVKKDGDSIGGVVQVEIHGMPTGLGEPVFDKLDARLAYALMGVGAVKGVEIGSGFAAARSLGSVNNDPLVPIGMEQSSNNAGGILGGISDGRPVVARVAVKPIPSIFKEQRTVNSSGEATTISMGGRHDVSAIPRIVPVLEAMASLVTADFVLLQRRMGGRP is encoded by the coding sequence ATGAGCGGCGATAGCTTTGGCCGTCTCTTTCGTCTCACAACATTCGGCGAATCCCATGGCCGCGGCCTGGGCGGTGTGGTGGAAGGCTGTCCGGCCGGCGTGCCCCTTTCCGAAGAGGCCATCCAAGAAAAACTCGACAAGCGCAAGCCCGGCCAGCCCGGCGGCGCCTCCACAACGCGCAAGGAACCGGACCGCGTGCAGCTTTACTCCGGTGTGTTGGAAGGCGCGACCACAGGCACGGCCATCGGCTTCCTCATTGAGAACCAGGACCAGCGCTCCCGCGATTACTCCAAGGTCAAGGACGTCTACCGGCCCGGCCATGCGGACATCACCTACGACGCCAAGTACGGCGTGCGCGACTACCGCGGCGGCGGCCGCTCCTCGGCGCGGGAGACCGTGAGCCGCGTAGTTGGCGGCGCCGTGGCCCAGGCGTTTCTGGCCGGGTTGGGTGTCTCCTTTCGGGTCTTTCCGGTGGAGCTGGGCGGCGTGGCCGCGCCGGCTTTCAGCGAGGCGGACCTGGCCAGCGCGCAGGAACGGCCGTTCTTTGCGCCGCATCCGGACGCCGTGGAAGCGTGGAAGGAGCGCGTGGCCGAGGTGAAAAAGGACGGCGACTCCATCGGCGGCGTCGTGCAGGTGGAGATCCACGGCATGCCTACCGGCCTGGGCGAGCCTGTTTTCGACAAGCTGGACGCCCGTCTTGCCTACGCCTTGATGGGCGTGGGCGCGGTGAAGGGCGTGGAGATTGGCTCCGGGTTTGCGGCGGCGCGGTCCCTGGGCAGCGTCAACAACGATCCCCTTGTCCCCATAGGCATGGAGCAGTCGAGCAACAACGCTGGCGGCATCCTGGGCGGTATCTCGGATGGACGGCCCGTGGTGGCACGGGTGGCGGTCAAGCCCATTCCGTCCATCTTCAAGGAGCAGCGCACAGTGAATAGCAGCGGTGAAGCCACGACCATCTCCATGGGCGGCCGGCACGACGTTTCGGCCATACCGCGCATTGTGCCCGTGCTGGAGGCCATGGCCTCCCTGGTGACGGCGGATTTCGTGCTCCTGCAGCGGCGCATGGGCGGCCGGCCATAA
- the aroL gene encoding shikimate kinase AroL, whose product MLHERVFLIGLRASGKSSLGKLLAEHMSAAFVDADVVAVDCLSCPISDLVEREGWPAFRELETTILDEIATRPGPLVIATGGGVVLDPANRERMREAGIVVYIEASAEVLADRLCSDLQPGQRPSLTGCSPVEEVAQVLAERESLYKDTAHIVVNGEMPLDQLAADLAARLEADPQQEGVDS is encoded by the coding sequence ATGCTTCATGAGCGCGTCTTTCTCATCGGCCTGCGAGCGTCCGGCAAATCAAGCCTAGGTAAACTGCTGGCAGAGCACATGAGCGCGGCGTTCGTGGATGCCGACGTGGTGGCCGTGGACTGTCTTAGTTGTCCGATATCGGATTTGGTGGAGCGCGAAGGATGGCCCGCATTTCGTGAGTTGGAGACCACAATTCTGGACGAGATCGCCACGCGTCCCGGCCCCCTCGTCATCGCCACCGGCGGCGGCGTGGTGCTGGACCCGGCAAACCGCGAAAGGATGCGCGAGGCCGGTATCGTGGTCTACATAGAAGCCTCGGCAGAGGTGCTGGCGGACAGGCTTTGCTCAGACCTGCAGCCCGGGCAGCGGCCGTCGCTCACAGGCTGTTCGCCGGTGGAAGAGGTGGCCCAGGTGCTGGCGGAACGCGAATCACTGTACAAAGACACGGCGCATATCGTTGTGAACGGAGAAATGCCGCTGGATCAGCTGGCGGCCGACCTTGCCGCCAGACTGGAGGCGGACCCGCAACAAGAAGGAGTGGATTCATGA
- a CDS encoding response regulator — protein sequence MAASAEELQGTNGPFHILVADDDVVNRSLLQRILEKRGHTVLLAEDGDMALGMAEREQPDLLVVDLSMPIMGGIEMLRAIRRGVRDIDADIPAIVLTGHDKADVYAECVECGVTAIITKPVVAQLLHDEVAAVMSGRAR from the coding sequence ATGGCCGCGTCTGCTGAGGAACTCCAAGGAACCAACGGTCCATTCCACATCCTGGTGGCCGACGACGATGTGGTGAACCGCTCGCTGCTCCAGCGCATCCTGGAGAAGCGCGGTCACACAGTCCTGCTTGCAGAGGACGGGGATATGGCGTTGGGAATGGCGGAACGCGAACAACCTGACCTGCTGGTGGTCGATCTCTCCATGCCCATCATGGGTGGTATCGAGATGCTGCGGGCCATCCGCCGCGGCGTGCGGGACATCGATGCGGATATTCCGGCCATCGTGCTCACAGGGCACGACAAGGCGGACGTGTACGCTGAGTGCGTGGAGTGCGGCGTCACCGCCATCATCACCAAGCCAGTGGTCGCCCAGCTCTTGCACGATGAGGTTGCGGCCGTCATGTCCGGGAGAGCGCGCTGA